The proteins below come from a single Rosa rugosa chromosome 2, drRosRugo1.1, whole genome shotgun sequence genomic window:
- the LOC133734369 gene encoding cyclin-dependent kinase C-1-like, producing MAVAALGQLNFDEVPGGCRDFDSFEKLRLLGQGTYGEVSLAKEKRTGEIVALKKLKLGKENYEKEGFPITAIREIKILSKLRHENVIKLKEIVTSPVRIPGLDAGDIYMVFEYMDHDLTGLANRVRFSVPQVKCYMSQLLKGLHYCHANGVLHRDIKSSNLLINNEGSLKLGDFGLARKDYQNAKLTNQVVTHWYRPPELLLGATKYGPAVDMWSAGCIFAELLCHGRPIFDGKTEADVMKKIVEVCGVPDEVNWPGVSEHPLYNTFLKAMKPQQRPLRPLSETFRHCDRHALELLEKLLTLDPSKRISAKDALDADYFWTDPLPCDPKSLPKYESSHELDIQKRKQQPLQDEENAAKRQKPVQYKQQHPCGIPTPSHQQSGQAEAREQPYRPSYCSQSPVAAWSRHRYESRPPRPPPRPSDGGRRYYQSDRSASGWDSNMRSGSRHRRY from the coding sequence ATGGCAGTAGCGGCGCTTGGGCAGCTCAACTTCGATGAAGTCCCCGGCGGATGCAGAGACTTCGATTCCTTCGAGAAACTGCGACTTCTTGGCCAGGGCACTTATGGCGAAGTTTCTCTGGCTAAAGAAAAAAGGACCGGAGAAATTGTGGCTTTAAAGAAACTGAAGCTGGGAAAGGAGAATTATGAGAAGGAAGGCTTCCCCATTACTGCAATAAGAGAAATCAAGATCCTGAGTAAGCTTCGTCACGAAAATGTGATCAAGTTGAAGGAGATTGTGACATCTCCGGTGCGAATTCCGGGTCTTGATGCCGGTGACATCTATATGGTGTTTGAATACATGGACCATGACTTGACAGGTCTAGCTAATCGGGTGAGATTTTCAGTCCCACAGGTTAAGTGCTACATGAGCCAACTCTTGAAGGGGCTTCACTACTGCCATGCCAATGGAGTGCTTCATCGAGATATCAAAAGCTCGAATCTTCTTATAAACAATGAAGGCAGTTTGAAGCTTGGAGATTTTGGGCTTGCCCGGAAAGATTATCAAAATGCCAAGCTTACCAATCAAGTTGTCACGCATTGGTATAGACCTCCAGAGTTGCTTCTTGGGGCTACCAAGTATGGTCCCGCTGTTGATATGTGGTCTGCTGGATGTATCTTTGCTGAGCTTCTATGCCACGGCCGGCCAATTTTCGATGGTAAAACAGAGGCTGATGTTATGAAAAAGATTGTTGAGGTGTGTGGAGTTCCAGATGAGGTCAACTGGCCTGGAGTTTCAGAGCATCCTTTGTATAACACATTCTTGAAGGCAATGAAACCTCAGCAGAGGCCTCTTAGGCCTCTTAGTGAGACTTTCAGACACTGTGATCGCCATGCTTTGGAGTTGTTGGAGAAATTGCTTACTCTTGATCCTTCTAAGCGAATATCTGCCAAGGATGCTCTAGATGCTGACTACTTCTGGACTGATCCATTACCTTGTGATCCGAAAAGTCTACCCAAATATGAGTCATCACATGAGCTTGATATACAAAAGCGTAAGCAGCAGCCATTGCAAGATGAGGAAAATGCTGCAAAGCGTCAGAAACCGGTGCAGTACAAACAGCAACATCCCTGCGGCATTCCAACACCCAGTCATCAGCAATCTGGACAAGCAGAAGCCCGAGAGCAACCTTACAGGCCCAGCTATTGTTCTCAGTCACCAGTTGCTGCATGGTCTCGCCACCGTTATGAGAGTAGGCCTCCTCGGCCCCCTCCTCGGCCTTCTGATGGGGGGAGAAGATATTATCAGAGTGATCGTTCTGCTTCAGGTTGGGACTCAAACATGAGGAGTGGAAGCCGCCATCGGCGTTACTAG
- the LOC133731042 gene encoding F-box protein CPR1-like: protein MWEDSCEEGKTLLNPASISKLSLAITDLFKDFPEELIPEVLIRLPIKSVPQPLFALTSPTLKFNTQNSTHLLLLHSVFSDDDCWFLRETPIQGFKEDLYSLHYENPAFGEYCKIEFPTGLKEILENPCFRVVGTCNGLVCLADDAVSYSYNFVIWNPSVRKYVTLPKPLIKLSTHGDYDASIGLGYDAVTNDYKVVRLVTLFDEKDSFSGCPTIAQVYSLAKKCWGGLNSDLPPCQMHGCSSEAFVNGALHWLAFRLTGGDYIYFVLTFDVSTESIREILLLKNFILDPSLALRLSVSGDQKSIALFARCKSDTDCFLDIWVMQEYRVENSWIKLMMLTPQGPERSLPMALCFRKSGEMVLVLEDSCELVSADLQSKQFKSLGSSQGQLCSVDSYEESLVLLDWKDAASY from the exons ATGTGGGAGGATTCATGTGAAGAAGGTAAGACCCTCTTGAACCCTGCCTCCATCTCTAAGCTTTCTTTGGCTATCACTGATTTGTTCAAAGATTTTCCTGAGGAACTCATACCTGAAGTCCTAATCAGACTACCCATCAAATCTGTG CCCCAACCTTTATTCGCACTTACCTCACCCACACTTAAATTCAATACCCAGAATTCCACTCACCTCCTACTGCTCCACTCTGTGTTTAGTGATGATGATTGCTGGTTTTTAAGAGAAACCCCCATCCAAGGGTTTAAAGAGGACCTTTACTCTTTGCATTATGAAAACCCTGCTTTTGGGGAGTATTGCAAGATTGAATTTCCAACTGGGCTCAAGGAAATATTGGAGAATCCGTGTTTTCGTGTTGTGGGTACTTGTAATGGGTTGGTTTGCCTTGCTGATGATGCGGTGTCTTATTCTTATAACTTTGTTATATGGAACCCTTCTGTGAGAAAGTATGTGACCCTTCCTAAGCCCCTTATTAAGCTCTCTACTCATGGTGACTATGATGCTTCTATTGGTCTTGGTTATGATGCTGTGACCAATGACTATAAGGTTGTGAGGCTTGTCACTCTTTTTGATGAAAAAGACAGCTTCTCTGGATGCCCAACTATAGCTCAGGTGTATTCACTGGCCAAGAAGTGTTGGGGTGGGCTTAATTCTGATCTTCCTCCATGTCAAATGCATGGCTGCTCGTCCGAGGCTTTTGTTAATGGAGCACTTCACTGGTTGGCTTTCCGTCTCACCGGTGGTGATTATATCTACTTCGTTTTGACATTTGATGTGAGCACTGAGTCAATTCGAGAGATATTGTTGCTGAAGAACTTCATATTGGATCCGTCATTGGCCTTGCGATTGTCTGTTTCTGGAGACCAAAAATCCATTGCTCTGTTTGCAAGGTGCAAGAGTGATACAGATTGTTTTCTTGATATATGGGTAATGCAAGAGTATCGCGTGGAGAATTCGTGGATCAAATTGATGATGCTCACTCCACAAGGTCCGGAAAGGAGTTTACCCATGGCGTTATGCTTTAGGAAGAGTGGAGAAATGGTGTTGGTACTTGAAGATAGCTGTGAATTAGTTTCAGCTGACCTGCAGAGCAAACAGTTCAAAAGTCTTGGGAGTTCTCAAGGTCAGCTGTGCTCTGTTGACTCTTATGAAGAGAGCCTTGTCTTGCTTGACTGGAAGGATGCAGCTTCTTACTGA